One Ricinus communis isolate WT05 ecotype wild-type chromosome 1, ASM1957865v1, whole genome shotgun sequence DNA window includes the following coding sequences:
- the LOC8289131 gene encoding UDP-glucose 6-dehydrogenase 4: MVKICCIGAGYVGGPTMAVIALKCPEIEVAVVDISVVRINAWNSDQLPIYEPGLDDVVKERRGKNLFFSTDVEKHVSEADIVFVSVNTPTKTQGLGAGKAADLTYWESAARMIADVSKSDKIVVEKSTVPVKTAEAIEKILMHNSKGINFQILSNPEFLAEGTAIEDLFKPDRVLIGGRETPEGQKAIQALKDVYAHWVPVEQIICTNLWSAELSKLAANAFLAQRISSVNAMSALCEATGADVTQVSHAVGKDTRIGPKFLNASVGFGGSCFQKDILNLVYICECNGLPEVANYWKQVIKVNDYQKNRFVNRVVSSMFNTVSGKKIAILGFAFKKDTGDTRETPAIDVCNGLLGDKAQLSIYDPQVSHDQIQRDLSMKKFDWDHPIHLQPMSPSTVKQVSHAWDPYEATKGAHGICILTEWDEFKSLDYQKIYDNMQKPAFVFDGRNVVDADKLRRIGFIVYAIGKPLDPWLKDMPAIA; encoded by the coding sequence ATGGTGAAGATTTGTTGTATTGGAGCTGGCTATGTTGGTGGCCCTACCATGGCTGTGATTGCACTAAAGTGTCCAGAAATTGAAGTAGCTGTAGTTGACATTTCTGTGGTACGAATCAATGCCTGGAATAGTGACCAACTCCCCATTTATGAGCCAGGCCTTGATGATGTGGTGAAGGAGCGACGAGGAAAAAACCTTTTCTTTAGCACTGATGTTGAGAAGCATGTTTCGGAGGCTGATATCGTCTTTGTATCAGTTAACACCCCAACCAAAACCCAAGGTCTCGGAGCTGGTAAAGCAGCTGACTTGACTTATTGGGAGAGTGCTGCTAGAATGATTGCAGATGTGTCAAAATCGGACAAAATTGTTGTCGAGAAATCAACAGTTCCTGTGAAAACAGCTGAGGCAATTGAAAAGATTTTGATGCACAACAGCAAAGGTATCAACTTTCAGATTCTCTCTAACCCGGAGTTCCTTGCTGAGGGAACTGCCATCGAAGACCTTTTCAAGCCAGACCGTGTTCTTATTGGTGGTAGGGAGACTCCAGAAGGACAAAAAGCAATTCAAGCACTGAAAGACGTTTATGCCCATTGGGTCCCTGTGGAACAGATCATATGCACCAATCTCTGGTCTGCCGAGCTCTCGAAACTCGCTGCAAATGCCTTTTTGGCACAAAGGATTTCCTCTGTGAATGCTATGTCAGCTCTGTGTGAGGCCACCGGTGCAGATGTAACCCAAGTGTCACATGCTGTTGGTAAGGACACAAGAATCGGGCCTAAGTTCTTGAATGCCAGCGTAGGATTTGGTGGATCTTGTTTCCAGAAAGATATCTTGAACTTGgtctatatttgtgagtgcaATGGCCTTCCTGAGGTTGCAAATTACTGGAAACAGGTTATTAAGGTGAATGACTACCAAAAGAATCGTTTCGTGAATCGGGTGGTTTCTTCTATGTTTAACACAGTTTCAGGTAAGAAAATTGCAATTTTGGGATTTGCTTTTAAGAAAGACACAGGTGATACGAGGGAGACCCCAGCTATTGATGTTTGTAACGGCTTGTTGGGTGACAAAGCACAATTGAGCATCTATGACCCACAGGTTTCGCATGACCAGATTCAGAGGGATCTCTCTATGAAGAAATTTGATTGGGATCATCCCATTCATCTCCAGCCAATGAGCCCGTCAACAGTCAAGCAAGTTAGTCATGCTTGGGATCCTTATGAGGCAACAAAAGGTGCTCACGGTATCTGCATCTTGACCGAGTGGGATGAGTTCAAATCTCTTGATTATCAGAAGATTTATGATAACATGCAGAAGCCTGCATTTGTATTTGATGGGCGAAATGTCGTGGATGCTGATAAACTGAGGAGGATCGGGTTTATTGTTTATGCCATTGGTAAGCCACTTGATCCATGGCTGAAGGACATGCCTGCTATTGCATAA